A genomic segment from ANME-2 cluster archaeon encodes:
- a CDS encoding DUF356 domain-containing protein, translating to MKSFAIIRADSPTKVHTALLDLRRYGQMVFSGPPRSISPDYADEILGKVMNRPLKNKCYAAALVSLNTSPSVAIGKLTKIHPPAHVVIVSSQHKVFEELGKNIKILPEFSQRDNEMLQNND from the coding sequence ATGAAGTCTTTTGCAATAATACGTGCAGATAGTCCTACAAAGGTACATACTGCGCTACTTGATTTAAGGAGATACGGACAGATGGTGTTTTCAGGACCACCAAGATCCATATCACCGGATTATGCAGACGAGATACTTGGGAAGGTAATGAATCGTCCATTGAAAAATAAGTGCTATGCAGCAGCTTTAGTTTCACTGAACACAAGTCCAAGTGTCGCTATTGGAAAACTTACAAAGATACATCCGCCTGCACATGTGGTCATTGTCAGTTCCCAGCATAAAGTGTTTGAGGAACTGGGAAAGAATATTAAGATCCTGCCTGAGTTTAGCCAGCGAGACAATGAAATGCTGCAAAATAATGACTGA